GATGGATACTACCTTTTCTGATTTACCGCTTAAAGATCAAACCGGCCATCCGGTGAGGTTGTCCTTTCCGCCTCACCGGATTGTATCATTAGTTCCTTCGCAAACAGAGTTATTATTTGATCTTGGACTTTGTGATGAGATTGTGGGGGTGACAAAATTTTGTATCCACCCGGTGAATGATAAACCTCATATTGGGGGAACGAAGAAATTACATATAGACCAGATTAAGGAGTTAAAACCGGACCTGATTATTGCTAATAAAGAGGAGAATGAACGGGAGCAGGTCTTATCCTTAATGGCCGATTTTCCTGTTTGGGTGACGGATGTGCATGATTTGGAGAGTGCATTGGAAATGATTTCACAAATTAGTGCGATTACAGACCGGGCAGCAAAGGGGGCGCAAATTTGTTCGGAGATAAAAACAGCCTTTGCGCAGTTGGCCTTTTTTTCTAAAAATGGTCCACCTCGTAAAAAAGTGGCCTATTTCATTTGGAAAGATCCCTGGATGGTAGCCGGTGGAGACACATTTATATCTGCCATACTGGAGCAATGTGGGTTTGAGAACGTTTTTAAAAAAAGGACCCGTTACCCCGTTATCACCCTTGATGAATTACAGGATACTGATTGTCAACTAGTTCTATTATCTTCTGAACCTTTTCCTTTCAAAGAGGCCCATTTATCTTTTTTTAAATCTCTCCCTGTTCAGCTGGTAGATGGAGAAATGTTTAGCTGGTATGGCAGTAGAATCTTGTGCGCTGCGGCTTATTTTCGGGATAATTTCTATCAAAATCAGGCTTTTTTTTGACGAATATCATATAAATCACTAGAAAACATGATTCTAACACTATAAAACTTGTTATTTAGTACTTATATTTGCTGTCCTTAAATGTAAAACAATCCGAAAGCTATGGGAAAATACAGAGCTGGCGTATTATTCGGCGAAGAGCTGGAAGCGCTGTACAATGATGCCAAGAACAATGCATGGGCAATGCCTGCGGTAAACGTGGTAGGTACCAATACAGTAAATGCTGTACTGGAAACTGCTGCAAAAGTTAACTCACCTGTTATTATTCAGTTTTCTAACGGTGGTGCACAGTTCTTTGCAGGTAAAGGAATGCCGAATGATAAGTTGCAGGCAAACATTGCAGGTGGCATTTCCGGTGCAAAACACGTACATGAAGTAGCGAAATACTACGGTGTACCGGTTGTATTGCACACAGACCATGCTGCTAAAAAATGGTTGCCATGGATCGACGGTCTGCTGGATGCGGGTGAAGAATTTAAGAAACAAACCGGTCAGCCACTGTACAGTTCCCACATGCTGGATCTTTCTGAAGAGCCAATCCATGAGAACATCGAGATCTCTAAAAAATATTTCGAGCGTATGAACAAGCTGGGAATGTCCATCGAAATCGAGCTGGGCGTAACTGGTGGTGAAGAAGA
This Chitinophaga sancti DNA region includes the following protein-coding sequences:
- a CDS encoding helical backbone metal receptor, producing MDTTFSDLPLKDQTGHPVRLSFPPHRIVSLVPSQTELLFDLGLCDEIVGVTKFCIHPVNDKPHIGGTKKLHIDQIKELKPDLIIANKEENEREQVLSLMADFPVWVTDVHDLESALEMISQISAITDRAAKGAQICSEIKTAFAQLAFFSKNGPPRKKVAYFIWKDPWMVAGGDTFISAILEQCGFENVFKKRTRYPVITLDELQDTDCQLVLLSSEPFPFKEAHLSFFKSLPVQLVDGEMFSWYGSRILCAAAYFRDNFYQNQAFF
- the fbaA gene encoding class II fructose-bisphosphate aldolase gives rise to the protein MGKYRAGVLFGEELEALYNDAKNNAWAMPAVNVVGTNTVNAVLETAAKVNSPVIIQFSNGGAQFFAGKGMPNDKLQANIAGGISGAKHVHEVAKYYGVPVVLHTDHAAKKWLPWIDGLLDAGEEFKKQTGQPLYSSHMLDLSEEPIHENIEISKKYFERMNKLGMSIEIELGVTGGEEDGVDNSGVDNSKLYTQPEDVNFAYEQLSQVGSRFTVAAAFGNVHGVYSPGNVALRPEILQNCQDYIQAKHKTAAKPVYYVFHGGSGSPKHQITEALGYGVIKMNLDTDMQWAFWEGVHDFYEAKKDYLQAQLGNPEGADKPNKKFYDPRVWLRKGEETFVKRLEEAFKDLNCIGRNA